Proteins found in one Synechococcus sp. LA31 genomic segment:
- a CDS encoding thylakoid membrane photosystem I accumulation factor has translation MPGPLARLLKPLAALVLIAWLALGLAPGAAFAARDTNSYDGNIYALYAGNGSLVPPRSTLADAMANHRPIVLGYFLDDSAASKQYAVVFNELQRLWGRSVELILLSTDPLQNRETHGPSDPASYWKGVVPQVVVFNTEGQPVLDEGGPVSIDAINAALTEVTGLKPQGDVTLSLSRDVNELNSEIVASR, from the coding sequence ATGCCCGGCCCCCTGGCCCGGTTGCTGAAACCCTTGGCAGCCCTGGTTCTCATCGCATGGCTGGCGCTCGGCCTGGCACCCGGTGCGGCCTTTGCGGCCCGCGACACCAACAGCTACGACGGCAACATCTATGCCCTTTACGCCGGCAACGGCTCCCTGGTGCCGCCGCGCAGCACCCTTGCCGATGCGATGGCCAACCATCGGCCGATCGTGCTGGGTTATTTCCTCGACGACAGCGCCGCCAGCAAGCAGTACGCCGTTGTGTTCAACGAATTGCAGCGCCTCTGGGGCCGCAGCGTGGAACTGATCCTGCTGTCCACCGATCCGCTCCAGAATCGAGAGACCCACGGCCCCAGCGATCCCGCCAGCTACTGGAAAGGCGTGGTTCCTCAAGTGGTGGTGTTCAACACCGAGGGCCAACCTGTGCTGGATGAGGGCGGCCCCGTGAGCATCGATGCGATCAATGCTGCGCTCACAGAGGTGACGGGCCTCAAGCCCCAGGGCGACGTGACCTTGAGCCTCAGCCGCGATGTGAACGAGCTGAACAGCGAAATCGTGGCCTCACGCTGA
- the fumC gene encoding class II fumarate hydratase gives MSTRQETDSMGAIAVPAERYWGAQTQRSISNFPFGQRMPLAIVHAFGQLKAACAEANRDLGKLDPHLCGAIVAAAEQVAGGELDAEFPLKVWQTGSGTQSNMNANEVIANRAVEALGGELGSKSPVHPNDHVNLSQSSNDTFPASMHVAVVLEVEQQLLPAVEQLTAALQAKATSYAGLVKIGRTHLQDAVPLSLGQEFGGYVAQLQLALEAIRQSLPRVRELAIGGTAVGTGLNAPKGFGEAVATRLSERLGTAFSSAPNKFQALAGHEALASAHGALTVLAGSLMKIANDIRWLGSGPRCGLGELVLPENEPGSSIMPGKVNPTQCESLTMVAVQVMGNNTAVQIAASQGNFELNVFKPLIAHNVLESIELLAGACRSFREHCIEGLRANEQRIERLLNQSLMLVTALTPAIGYDRASGIAKHAHKHGLSLREAALVLGEISGEEFDQWVRPERMV, from the coding sequence ATGAGCACCCGCCAGGAAACCGACAGCATGGGCGCCATTGCGGTGCCCGCCGAGCGCTACTGGGGTGCCCAGACCCAGCGCTCGATCAGCAACTTCCCCTTCGGCCAGCGCATGCCTCTGGCGATCGTGCACGCCTTCGGGCAACTGAAGGCGGCCTGCGCGGAAGCGAACCGCGATCTGGGCAAGCTCGATCCACATCTCTGTGGCGCCATCGTGGCGGCGGCGGAGCAGGTGGCTGGCGGTGAGCTGGATGCGGAGTTCCCACTGAAGGTGTGGCAGACGGGCTCGGGCACCCAGAGCAACATGAACGCCAATGAGGTGATCGCTAATCGCGCGGTGGAAGCCCTAGGCGGTGAGCTCGGCAGCAAGAGCCCGGTTCACCCCAACGATCATGTGAACCTCAGCCAGTCGAGCAACGACACCTTCCCGGCGTCGATGCATGTGGCGGTGGTGCTCGAGGTGGAGCAACAGCTCCTGCCGGCGGTGGAGCAGCTCACCGCCGCACTGCAGGCCAAGGCCACCAGCTACGCCGGCCTGGTGAAGATCGGCCGCACCCATTTGCAGGATGCGGTGCCGTTGAGCCTGGGGCAGGAATTCGGCGGCTACGTGGCGCAGCTGCAGCTGGCGCTGGAGGCGATCCGCCAGAGCTTGCCGCGGGTGCGCGAACTCGCCATCGGCGGCACCGCGGTGGGCACCGGCCTCAATGCCCCGAAGGGCTTTGGAGAGGCGGTGGCCACACGGTTGAGCGAACGGCTGGGCACAGCCTTCAGCAGCGCCCCCAACAAATTCCAGGCCCTGGCCGGCCACGAAGCGCTGGCTTCAGCCCATGGCGCGCTCACGGTGCTGGCCGGCAGCCTGATGAAGATCGCCAATGACATCCGCTGGCTGGGCAGCGGCCCCCGCTGCGGCCTGGGCGAACTGGTGCTACCGGAAAACGAACCCGGCAGCTCGATCATGCCGGGCAAGGTGAACCCCACCCAGTGCGAAAGCCTCACGATGGTGGCCGTTCAGGTGATGGGCAACAACACCGCCGTGCAGATAGCGGCCAGCCAAGGCAATTTTGAACTCAACGTGTTCAAACCGCTGATCGCCCACAACGTGCTCGAGAGCATCGAACTGCTGGCCGGCGCCTGCAGGAGCTTCCGTGAGCACTGCATCGAAGGCCTCCGGGCCAACGAACAGCGCATCGAGCGCCTGCTCAACCAGAGCCTGATGCTGGTCACAGCGCTCACCCCCGCCATCGGCTATGACCGCGCCAGCGGCATCGCCAAACACGCCCACAAGCACGGCCTCAGCCTGCGGGAAGCCGCACTGGTGCTGGGCGAAATCAGCGGCGAAGAGTTCGACCAGTGGGTGCGGCCTGAGCGGATGGTGTGA
- a CDS encoding F420-0:Gamma-glutamyl ligase, whose product MAVLLIAALVFGLALLWLEARHRLRPASPLRLSSANWSVKRKGDERLEVKGTIAIRNPHARMEVFVPEIELKPTLLGRADLADVQVTTSLKPQHPDEEARADGYWFAYIVKGHKTTQAEVRISISGPAGCDLRMLVDTLWLEILWTNYGPFGRLQKRDGVLIPLRRPAAAQPDTANWRQGDRCSVLPIRTHLLGTLDDPAEVLRHYAGAVLQPGDVLTIGETPLAVMQGRYNHPANLQPSSLARLLCRVFHPTSSLATACGLQTLIDNVGPARVLCAWLLGTALKLVGSKGWFYRLAGEQARLIDDVTGTTPPYDQTIVLGPADSAAVCSQLAAELGVAVAVVDVNDLGRVKVLASSPGCDEELLMRALKPNPAGNANERTPLVLVRP is encoded by the coding sequence TTGGCTGTCTTGTTGATCGCCGCCCTGGTTTTCGGGCTGGCACTGCTGTGGCTTGAGGCACGCCATCGGCTGCGGCCGGCCTCTCCACTGCGGCTGAGCAGCGCCAATTGGAGCGTGAAGCGCAAGGGCGACGAGCGCCTGGAGGTGAAAGGCACGATCGCGATCCGCAATCCCCATGCCCGCATGGAGGTGTTCGTGCCGGAGATCGAGCTCAAACCCACCCTGCTGGGGCGCGCCGATCTGGCCGATGTGCAGGTGACAACCAGCCTCAAGCCGCAGCACCCGGATGAAGAGGCCAGGGCCGATGGCTACTGGTTCGCCTACATCGTGAAAGGGCACAAAACCACCCAGGCCGAGGTGCGCATCAGCATCAGCGGCCCGGCTGGCTGTGATCTGCGCATGCTGGTTGACACCCTCTGGCTGGAGATCCTCTGGACCAACTACGGCCCCTTCGGCCGGCTCCAGAAGCGTGATGGCGTGCTGATCCCGCTGCGCCGCCCCGCAGCCGCCCAGCCAGATACCGCCAACTGGCGCCAGGGTGATCGCTGCTCGGTGTTGCCGATCCGCACCCATCTGCTCGGCACCCTCGACGATCCCGCCGAGGTGCTGCGCCACTACGCCGGCGCCGTGCTCCAACCGGGTGATGTGCTCACCATCGGCGAAACCCCTCTGGCGGTGATGCAGGGCCGCTACAACCACCCGGCGAATCTGCAGCCTTCGAGCCTGGCGCGGCTGCTCTGCCGGGTGTTCCACCCCACCAGCTCCCTGGCCACCGCCTGCGGCCTGCAAACCCTGATCGACAACGTGGGGCCCGCCCGCGTGCTCTGCGCCTGGCTGCTGGGTACGGCCCTGAAGCTCGTGGGCTCGAAGGGCTGGTTCTACCGCCTGGCGGGCGAACAGGCTCGCCTGATCGACGATGTGACCGGTACCACCCCGCCCTACGACCAGACCATCGTGCTCGGCCCTGCCGACAGTGCTGCCGTATGCAGCCAACTGGCAGCCGAGCTGGGAGTGGCCGTTGCCGTGGTGGATGTCAACGACCTTGGCCGCGTGAAGGTGCTGGCCTCCAGCCCCGGCTGCGATGAAGAGCTGCTGATGCGCGCCCTCAAGCCCAACCCCGCCGGCAATGCCAACGAGCGCACACCGCTGGTGCTGGTACGCCCATAA
- a CDS encoding PhoH family protein — protein sequence MRKTFVLDTNVLLHDPQALTRFEDNAVVIPIEVVEEIDRFKRDPSEKGRNARQISRLLDALREKGNLADGVPIDDASGGTLQVVFCRSETLAQLPPELKGGNGDNNILAVALEQLRSGLISDQPPVVLVTKDTNLRIKADAVGLTAQDYTTDKVDIADLYPGVCELMASAAAMEQLKGEGGLALVELPSAQGAALQANEGVTLVDQAQPNHTLLARFDAGSARLLPLQRAGKVRLGKVSARNREQTFALDLLLDPSVQLLTLVGKAGTGKTLLALAAGLHQVADEHLYERLLVTRPVISLGKEIGFLPGSLEEKMGPWMQPIIDNLDFLLGGADADEGRSPRPSGGSNRPGAQRGNRSNWTDLKGMGLLEVEAISYIRGRSIPRQFMVVDEAQNLTPHEVKTIVTRVGEGTKIVFTGDPYQIDNPYVDAESNGLTWLVERFKGQRLAGHVTLIRGERSELAELAANLL from the coding sequence ATGCGCAAGACCTTCGTTCTCGATACGAATGTGTTGCTCCACGACCCGCAGGCGCTCACCCGCTTTGAAGACAATGCGGTGGTGATCCCCATCGAGGTGGTGGAGGAGATCGACCGCTTCAAGCGTGACCCCTCCGAGAAGGGCCGTAATGCCCGCCAGATCTCCCGGCTGCTGGATGCGCTGCGGGAGAAGGGGAACCTGGCCGATGGCGTGCCAATCGACGACGCCAGCGGCGGCACCCTGCAGGTGGTGTTCTGCCGCAGTGAAACCCTGGCTCAGTTGCCGCCTGAACTGAAGGGCGGCAATGGCGACAACAACATCCTGGCGGTGGCGCTCGAGCAGCTCCGCTCCGGCCTGATCAGCGACCAGCCGCCGGTGGTGCTGGTGACGAAGGACACCAACCTGCGCATCAAGGCCGATGCGGTGGGCCTCACGGCGCAGGACTACACCACCGACAAGGTCGATATCGCCGACCTCTACCCCGGGGTGTGCGAGTTGATGGCCAGCGCTGCGGCGATGGAGCAGCTCAAGGGGGAGGGGGGGCTGGCGCTTGTTGAGCTGCCCTCTGCGCAAGGGGCAGCTCTCCAGGCGAATGAGGGGGTCACCCTCGTGGATCAAGCCCAGCCCAATCACACTCTGCTCGCCCGTTTCGACGCTGGAAGTGCTCGCCTATTGCCCCTGCAGCGCGCCGGCAAAGTGCGGCTCGGCAAGGTGAGCGCCCGCAACCGCGAGCAAACCTTCGCCCTCGATTTACTGCTGGATCCTTCGGTGCAGTTGCTCACGCTGGTGGGCAAGGCCGGCACCGGCAAAACCTTGCTCGCCCTGGCGGCCGGATTGCACCAGGTGGCCGATGAGCATCTCTACGAGCGCCTGCTGGTGACACGCCCGGTGATTTCCCTGGGCAAAGAGATCGGCTTCCTGCCCGGAAGCCTCGAGGAAAAGATGGGCCCCTGGATGCAGCCGATCATCGACAACCTCGATTTCCTGCTTGGTGGTGCTGATGCCGATGAGGGACGCTCGCCACGACCCAGCGGGGGCAGCAATCGCCCCGGGGCGCAGCGTGGCAACCGCAGCAACTGGACCGACCTCAAGGGCATGGGCTTACTGGAAGTGGAAGCGATCAGCTACATCCGCGGCCGATCGATTCCGCGGCAGTTCATGGTGGTGGATGAGGCCCAGAACCTCACCCCCCATGAGGTGAAAACAATCGTGACCCGGGTGGGCGAAGGCACCAAGATCGTGTTCACCGGTGACCCTTATCAGATCGACAATCCCTATGTGGATGCCGAGAGCAACGGCCTCACTTGGCTGGTGGAGCGCTTTAAAGGGCAACGCCTTGCCGGCCACGTGACCTTGATCCGCGGTGAGCGAAGCGAGCTGGCGGAGCTGGCGGCGAACTTGCTTTGA